One part of the Streptomyces nigra genome encodes these proteins:
- a CDS encoding ABC transporter substrate-binding protein translates to MGPRIRTTALGAAVSSLALLTGCGAADMTKQASPFANAEGARTVTLSVQSWVGAQANVAVAQYLLEHELGYRVDTVQIDEVPAWDALSQGRVDALLEDWGHPDEEKRYVEDKKTIVNAGDLGVTGHIGWYVPTYFAKAHPDVTDWKNLNKYADRMRTPESGGKGQLMDGSPSYVTNDKALVKNLDLDYQVVFAGSEAAQITQIKQFAKEKKPFLTYWYSPQWLFEKVPMTEVKLPEYKEGCDADPEKVACAYPHTPLQKYLNADFARSGGDAAALLKKFRWTTEDQNEVSLLIADRKMSPQEAAKKWVDAHESDWKKWLP, encoded by the coding sequence ATGGGTCCGCGCATCCGTACGACGGCCCTCGGGGCCGCGGTGTCCTCGCTGGCGCTGCTCACCGGCTGCGGCGCCGCCGACATGACGAAGCAGGCATCGCCCTTCGCCAACGCCGAGGGAGCCAGGACCGTCACCCTGTCCGTGCAGTCCTGGGTGGGCGCCCAGGCCAACGTGGCCGTCGCCCAGTACCTCCTGGAGCACGAGCTCGGCTACCGCGTCGACACCGTGCAGATCGACGAGGTGCCCGCCTGGGACGCGCTCAGCCAGGGCCGGGTCGACGCCCTCCTGGAGGACTGGGGGCACCCGGACGAGGAAAAGCGGTACGTCGAGGACAAGAAGACGATCGTGAACGCCGGCGACCTCGGCGTCACCGGGCACATCGGCTGGTACGTCCCGACGTACTTCGCGAAGGCCCACCCGGACGTCACCGACTGGAAGAACCTGAACAAGTACGCCGACCGGATGCGTACACCGGAGAGCGGCGGCAAGGGCCAGCTGATGGACGGCTCACCGTCCTACGTCACCAACGACAAGGCGCTGGTGAAGAACCTCGACCTGGACTACCAGGTGGTGTTCGCCGGCTCCGAGGCGGCCCAGATCACCCAGATCAAGCAGTTCGCCAAGGAGAAGAAGCCCTTCCTGACGTACTGGTACTCGCCGCAGTGGCTGTTCGAGAAGGTCCCGATGACCGAGGTGAAGCTGCCCGAGTACAAGGAGGGCTGCGACGCCGACCCGGAGAAGGTCGCCTGCGCCTACCCGCACACCCCGCTCCAGAAGTACCTCAACGCGGACTTCGCCAGGAGCGGCGGCGACGCGGCCGCCCTGCTGAAGAAGTTCAGGTGGACGACCGAGGACCAGAACGAGGTCTCCCTGCTGATCGCCGACCGGAAGATGTCGCCGCAGGAGGCGGCGAAGAAGTGGGTGGACGCCCACGAGTCCGACTGGAAGAAGTGGCTGCCCTGA
- a CDS encoding carboxymuconolactone decarboxylase family protein translates to MTNTPTTTDTTSEPYAAEQPARLEWVRHSPEVYKAMVRLDAAARKGLDPRLLELVKVRASQLNQCAYCLDMHSKDALAAGESVERIVQLAAWEESRHFYTEKECAALELTEAVTVLTDGFVPDEVFERAAKHFAEAELSQLIAAITVINAWNRFGVTCRLTPGHYRPGQHG, encoded by the coding sequence ATGACGAACACGCCGACCACCACGGACACCACCTCCGAGCCCTATGCCGCCGAACAGCCCGCCCGTCTGGAGTGGGTGCGGCACTCCCCCGAGGTCTACAAGGCGATGGTCCGCCTGGACGCCGCCGCCCGGAAGGGCCTCGACCCCCGGCTGCTCGAACTGGTCAAGGTCCGCGCCTCCCAGCTCAACCAGTGCGCCTACTGCCTGGACATGCACTCCAAGGACGCCCTCGCGGCCGGGGAGAGCGTCGAGCGGATCGTGCAGCTCGCCGCCTGGGAGGAGTCCCGGCACTTCTACACGGAGAAGGAGTGCGCGGCGCTGGAGCTGACGGAGGCCGTCACGGTCCTCACGGACGGGTTCGTGCCGGACGAGGTGTTCGAGCGGGCCGCCAAGCACTTCGCGGAGGCGGAGCTGTCCCAGCTGATCGCCGCGATCACGGTGATCAACGCCTGGAACCGCTTCGGCGTGACCTGCCGCCTGACGCCGGGCCACTACCGGCCGGGACAGCACGGCTGA